A section of the Castanea sativa cultivar Marrone di Chiusa Pesio chromosome 12, ASM4071231v1 genome encodes:
- the LOC142620775 gene encoding putative mitochondrial protein AtMg01250, with protein MAFEMINRMRNQRKGKKGHMAVKLDISKAYDRVEWEFLQRIMLKIGLPEQLVNLAMETVCTASYSILINGEARGFITPSRGIKQGDPLSPYLFLLCAEGLSSLIHRAMENQLLKGMLSCNGGVRLSQLLFADDSLLFCEATIAEC; from the coding sequence ATGGCTTTTGAAATGATCAATCGTATGAGAAACCagagaaagggaaaaaaggGCCACATGGCGGTGAAACTTGACATCAGCAAAGCATACGATAGGGTGGAGTGGGAATTCCTCCAAAGGATAATGCTAAAAATTGGCCTACCAGAGCAATTGGTCAACCTAGCCATGGAAACTGTGTGCACCGCATCCTATTCAATTCTAATCAATGGAGAAGCTAGAGGTTTCATCACACCATCCCGTGGAATCAAGCAAGGGGACCCTTTGTCTCCATACCTATTCCTACTATGTGCCGAGggtctctcctctctcatccATAGAGCCATGGAAAATCAGCTTCTGAAAGGAATGTTGTCGTGTAATGGTGGGGTCAGGCTATCACAACTACTATTTGCGGATGATAGCTTACTATTTTGTGAGGCAACAATTGCTGAATGCTGA
- the LOC142620776 gene encoding uncharacterized protein LOC142620776, which produces MIIRSWICRGLGNHCAVEVLSELVRKKAPIILFLMETKLTDREMKPIKMELGFYGLLSVSCNDYRGGLALLWKEEVTVDTQTYSPNHIDVNVHTQTSPNWRLIGTYGHSVEERKIETWRLMRHQHARASLPWVCLGDFNEVLASDEKNGGNRRPMAPMIEFRNTLLHCGLVDIGFSGYRFTWRNGWPRAAFVERKIR; this is translated from the coding sequence ATGATCATCCGAAGTTGGATCTgtcgggggcttgggaaccacTGTGCAGTTGAAGTCCTCTCTGAACTGGTGAGGAAAAAAGCTCCCATAATTTTGTTCCTCATGGAAACAAAATTGACTGATAGAGAGATGAAGCCAATAAAGATGGAACTGGGATTTTATGGTTTGTTATCTGTGTCATGCAATGACTATAGGGGTGGATTGGCTCTACTTTGGAAGGAGGAGGTGACTGTGGACACACAAACATACTCACCAAACCACATTGATGTGAACGTCCACACACAGACTTCACCTAATTGGAGACTGATAGGAACATATGGCCATTCAGTGGAGGAACGCAAAATTGAAACATGGAGACTGATGAGACACCAACATGCCCGAGCATCTCTACCTTGGGTATGCTTAGGTGATTTCAATGAAGTATTGGCCTCAGACGAAAAAAATGGAGGTAATAGGAGACCGATGGCTCCAATGATTGAGTTTCGAAACACTCTCCTCCATTGTGGGTTGGTTGATATAGGATTCAGTGGATACCGTTTTACATGGAGGAATGGTTGGCCGAGGGCAGCCTTTGTTGAACGAAAGATTAGATAA